In Elephas maximus indicus isolate mEleMax1 chromosome 7, mEleMax1 primary haplotype, whole genome shotgun sequence, the following proteins share a genomic window:
- the LOC126079421 gene encoding olfactory receptor 478-like — protein MDSLVDGNHTAVTEFILLGLTEDPTLRVALFTVILCIYLVTISGNLSTIILIRISSQLHHPMYFFLSHLAFSDIGFSSSVTPNLLINFLVERHTISFLGCAIQFGSVVFFGSAECCLLAAMAYDRFVAICNPLLYLTKMSTQVCVQLFSMACVCAFLNTCCCTICFDSLYFCGPNQVNHFFCDFAPLVELSCSDVSIPAVALSFSAGSIILVTVFLIAISYAYILITILKMRSTEGRHKAFSTCTSHLTAVTLFYGTITFIYVMPKSSYSTDQNKVVSVFYMVAIPMLNPLIYSLRNNEIKAALKRQLGRKIFP, from the coding sequence ATGGATTCCCTGGTAGATGGAAACCACACTGCAGTGACAGAGTTCATTTTATTGGGCTTAACAGAAGATCCTACCCTTCGGGTCGCCCTCTTCACAGTCATCCTATGCATCTATCTGGTGACCATATCTGGCAATCTCAGCACAATCATCCTTATCAGAATCTCTTCTCAGCTCCATCatcctatgtattttttcctgagcCACTTGGCTTTTTCTGACATAGGCTTTTCATCTTCTGTCACACCCAATTTGCTTATAAACTTTCTGGTGGAGAGACATACAATCTCCTTTCTTGGATGTGCCATACAGTTTGGTTCAGTTGTTTTCTTTGGGTCAGCTGAGTGCTGTCTTCTGGCTgccatggcctatgatcgctTTGTAGcaatctgcaacccactgctttaTTTAACTAAAATGTCCACGCAAGTCTGTGTCCAGCTATTCTCTATGGCTTGTGTATGTGCTTTTCTCAATACTTGTTGTTGTACTATTTGCTTTGATTCTTTATACTTCTGTGGACCAAATCAGGTCAATCATTTTTTCTGTGATTTTGCTCCTTTAGTTGAACTTTCCTGTTCTGATGTCAGTATCCCTGCAGTGGCCCTCTCATTTTCTGCTGGCTCCATCATTCTGGTCACAGTGTTTCTCATAGCCATCTCCTACGCCTACATCCTCATCACCATCCTGAAGATGCGCTCCACCGAGGGCCgccacaaggccttctccacctgcaccTCCCACCTCACTGCAGTCACTCTGTTCTATGGGACCATTACATTCATTTATGTGATGCCCAAATCCAGCTATTCTACTGACCAGAACAAGGTGGTGTCTGTGTTCTATATGGTGGCaatccccatgctgaaccccctcATCTACAGTCTCAGGAATAATGAGATTAAGGCTGCTCTCAAGAGACAGCTTGGtagaaaaatatttccttaa